The following are encoded together in the Oncorhynchus nerka isolate Pitt River linkage group LG23, Oner_Uvic_2.0, whole genome shotgun sequence genome:
- the LOC115106981 gene encoding DENN domain-containing protein 11-like produces the protein MVEKSDRAPLLDWEEVPPAEKPVPTPEQEKDVKGPSPANNRALGCTAPGIGWSTSPRGPGSFTSAVCSIDTSLSSRSTVPTPAEWDAQCLDKDDHTPAPGQGEVPHDIMVKWEEKDPIVAVFVVTFDTRSGNMLEWCLPGDMNLEGVEFKAMASGSHRVSSDFIYFRKGGYFGLACFANMVVESVVERGARMKSVGILSTSYTLLYRYMSFLEHQVRLQLKTPGQYSPLEAFFEDKRSVLPPDGESVVTACPGSAWGAAINHCMHPEMKITHPAGCMSQFIQFFGEQIMVLWKLALLRRRILIFSPPPVGVVCYRVYCCCCLANVSIPGVGVAVPEFRPFFYVNVADIDTLDTELSYVACTTEKIFEEKRDLYDVYVDNQNVRTTRESLKPLLRLNTADREKYRRLTEQRQMLLYSQEENGDCVSSEEDHFILFFLEQNNRIFQTLSEVAGSPEPILTQESVRAMGLDPHGDRLFLLHLLETYGYDSLLVTDHPCCS, from the exons ATGGTGGAGAAGTCCGACCGGGCACCGCTACTGGACTGGGAGGAGGTTCCTCCCGCAGAGAAACCTGTTCCCACACCAGAACAGGAGAAGGACGTCAAGGGACCGAGCCCTGCCAACAATCGGGCGTTGGGATGCACTGCGCCGGGGATAGGGTGGAGCACCAGTCCGAGGGGTCCTGGGTCTTTCACatcagcagtctgtagcatagaCACATCCCTCTCATCCAGGAGCACGGTCCCCACCCCTGCGGAATGGGATGCTCAGTGTCTTGACAAGGATGACCATACCCCGGCCCCAGGACAAGGAGAGGTGCCGCACGATATCATGGTGAAATGGGAGGAAAAGGATCCGATCGTGGCCGTGTTTGTGGTGACATTTGATACAAGATCAG GTAACATGTTAGAGTGGTGTCTGCCAGGGGACATGAACCTGGAGGGAGTAGAGTTCAAGGCTATGGCCAGCGGCTCCCACAGAGTCTCCAGCGACTTCAT ATACTTCCGTAAGGGCGGGTACTTTGGCCTGGCGTGCTTTGCCAACATGGTGGTGGAGAGTGTGGTGGAGAGGGGGGCAAGAATGAAGTCTGTGGGTATCCTGTCAACCTCTTACACCCTGCTGTACCGATACATGAGCTTCCTGGAACACCAAGTCAG GCTCCAGTTGAAAACTCCTGGCCAGTACTCTCCCCTGGAGGCGTTCTTTGAGGATAAGAGATCAGTGCTGCCCCCCGATGGGGAGAGTGTGGTTACTGCATGTCCTGGCAGTGCCTGGGGAGCAGCAATCAACCACTGCATGCACCCTGAGATGAAG atCACCCACCCAGCTGGCTGCATGTCTCAGTTCATCCAGTTCTTTGGGGAGCAGATCATGGTCCTATGGAAGTTAGCTCTGCTGAGGAGACGTatcctcatcttctctcctccacctgtAGGGGTGGTCTGTTATAGAG TGTACTGCTGCTGTTGCCTGGCCAACGTGTCCATCCCGGGGGTGGGCGTGGCCGTGCCAGAGTTCCGCCCCTTCTTCTATGTCAACGTGGCAGACATCGATACCCTGGATACGGAACTGTCCTACGTAGCGT GCACCACAGAGAAGATCTTTGAGGAGAAGCGGGACCTGTACGACGTCTATGTGGATAACCAGAATGTGAGGACGACCAGAGAGAGTCTGAAGCCTTTACTGCGGCTCAACACTGCAGACCGAGAGAAGTACCGCAGACTCACTGAACAGAG GCAGATGCTGTTATATTCTCAGGAGGAGAATGGAGACTGTGTGTCCAGTGAAGAGGACCACTTCATTCT GTTTTTCCTGGAGCAGAATAACCGTATCTTCCAGACGCTCAGTGAGGTGGCAGGGAGCCCTGAGCCCATCCTAACCCAGGAGAGTGTGAGGGCCATGGGGCTAGACCCTCACGGAGACAGGCTCTTCCTGCTCCACCTGCTGGAGACATACGGCTATGACAGCCTCCTGGTCACCGATCACCCTTGCTGCAGCTGA
- the LOC115106982 gene encoding ADP-ribosylation factor-like protein 1: protein MGGWFSSLFSGLFGTKEMRILILGLDGAGKTTILYRLQVGEVVTTIPTIGFNVETVTYKNLKFQVWDLGGQTSIRPYWRCYYSNTDAVIYVVDSSDRDRMGISKSELVTMLEEEELKKAILVVFANKQDMEQSMTPAEVANSLGLPALKDRKWQIFKTSATKGTGLDEAMEWLVEALKSRQ, encoded by the exons ATGG GTGGGTGGTTTTCCAGTCTCTTCTCTGGCCTGTTTGGTACCAAAGAGATGAGGATCCTGATCCTGGGGTTGGACGGAGCTGGTAAAACTACCATCCTGTACCGCCTGCAGGTCGGAGAGGTGGTCACCACCATTCCAA CGATCGGTTTCAACGTGGAGACGGTGACATATAAGAACCTGAAGTTCCAGGTGTGGGATCTTGGTGGACAGACGAGTATCAG GCCATACTGGCGTTGTTATTACTCCAACACAGATGCTGTCATCTACGTGGTGGACAGCAGTGACCGAGACAGAATGGGCATCTCTAAGTCTGAGCTTGTCACCATGCTGGAG GAAGAGGAGTTGAAGAAAGCCATCCTGGTGGTGTTTGCAAACAAGCAGGACATGGAACAGTCCATGACCCCGGCTGAGGTGGCCAACTCCCTGGGCCTCCCCGCCCTCAAAGACAGGAAGTGGCAGATCTTCAAGACCTCCGCCACCAAGGGCACGGGCCTGGACGAGGCCATGGAGTG GCTGGTGGAAGCCCTGAAGAGTAGGCAGTAA